In Arthrobacter sp. CJ23, the genomic window TCATGAGCCTGCTGGAAGGCCACGCCAACGTGGTGATGGATGCCGTGGATTCGAGCATCGTCCCTTCCGTGAAGACCATCCGGCAGCGCTTCAACGAGCGCGGCAAGGACCGTGGCGTGGTGGAGAAGTTCATCCGCAACCTGCTGGGCCTGGACGCCAAGATGCGCCAGTACACCGACGGCGCCAAGTTCGTCCGCGAAGTGGTGGCCGTGGCCGGCATGGAGGGCTTCAACCGCGTCTGGGAGTCTCCCGAGCACCTCCCCACGGAAGAGGAAATCCACGATTCCCGGCGGTGGCTCGAGCGGATGGGGCTGTGAGCGGCGGCGTACCCAGGGGAGGCGTACCCAAAGGATCCAGCGGGGGACTGAGCAGCGGTCGACGCCGGCCGGGGCGCCTGGCGCCCGTCGTCGGCAAGGCGCGCAAGATGTTGCAGAACGCGCTCGCCGACGCCGGCTACCCGGAACGGGTGCTGGTGGCCTGCAGCGGCGGCCCCGATTCCCTGGCCCTGGCAGCCGTGGCCGCCTACTTCGCCCGCCGCGGCCACGTGGACGGCCGCCCGGTGTCCGTGGCCGCCGTCGTGGTTGACCACCAGCTGCAGCCCGGCTCGGCCGACGTGGCCGCGCGTGCCGTCCGGACCCTGGAAGACCTTGGCCTTGCGCCCGTGCAGCTGCGCACCGTGGAGGTCGCGTCCACCGGATTCGGCCCGGAGGCCGCCGCACGCGATGCCCGGCACGCGGCCCTGGACGCCGCTGCCGAGGAACTCGGCTGCCAGGCCATCCTGCTGGGCCACACCCTGGACGACCAGGCCGAACAGGTGCTGCTGGGCCTGGCCCGCGGCTCCGGGACCCGTTCCCTCGCCGGTATGCGCCCTGCCCGCGGGCGGCTCCTTCGCCCGTTCCTGGGCCTGCGGCGCGAGGAAACCCTGGACATCTGCGAGGCCGAGGAACTCGATCCCTGGCACGATCCCAGCAATGCCGATCCTGCCTTCGCCCGCTCCCGGACCCGCGTGGAGGTCATGCCCGTCCTCGAGGAAAAGCTGGGGCCCGGCGTCGCCGAATCCCTGGCCCGCACGGCCGCCATCCTGCAGCAGGACGCCGATTTCCTCGAAGACATGGCGAAAGACACATATGAGGCGCTCAGGCAGCGCATGGACGATGGTGTCTGGCTGCCCGAGGACGCCGTCCGGGACCTCGCGCCGGCACTCAGGTTCCGGGTCATCGCCAAGGCAGCGGCCGACGTCGGCGGGCAACAACCGGGGTACGGGCGCCTTCAGGCGGCCGAAGCGCTGCTGCGCCGGCAGGGTTCGGCGGGGCCGGTGGAGCTGCCCGGGCACGTGGGCGTGTACCGTCTCTCGCTCAGCGATTTGGAGCAGGAACAGGCCCTGGCGGGCCCCGGGGTTCCCCGGGAGGCCGCCCGCTGTGGGAAGCTAGTATTCCGGCATCAAAAACCGCCCCAACAGTAGCCGCACCCGCATCAACACAGGAGCCATTGGTGGATTCAAACGACGTTCAGGCAGATCTCAAGCACGTTCTCTACACCAAAGAGCAGATCCAGAACCGCATCGCTGAGCTGGCCGCACAGATCGACAAGGACTACGCAGGCCGTGACATCCTGATCGTGGGTGTCCTCAAGGGCGCCGTCATGGTCATGGCAGACCTCGCCCGCGCACTGCACAGCCACGTCAGCATGGACTGGATGGCAGTGTCCTCCTACGGCTCCGGCACCCAGTCCTCGGGCGTGGTGCGGATCCTCAAGGACCTCGATACCGACCTCATGGGCAAGGACGTCCTGATCGTCGAGGACATCATCGACTCCGGCCTGACCCTCTCCTGGCTCAAGTCCAACCTGGAATCCCGCGGCACCGCCAGCGTGGAAATCTGCACGGCCTTCCGCAAGCCGACCGCGGCCAAGGTGGAAATCGACGTCAAGTACGTCGGTTACGACATCCCGAACGAATTCGTGGTGGGCTACGGCCTGGACTACGCCGAGAAGTACCGCAACCTGGACTTCGTCGGCACCCTGGCTCCGCACGTCTACGAGTAGACCCCACAGTTTCCGGCGCCACGCGCGAAAGGCGGCCTCCCTTGGGAGGCCGCCTTTGCTGTTAACGCCGGCTTCGGGTGGGGACCGTCAGCCGCCCCACATGGCCTGGTTCAGGGGAGTCACCGTCATGCTTTCGAGCCGCGCGGTTCCTCCCTCGGAGAAGACCGAGATGGTGTTCGCACCAGCGGCTGGGAAGACCTGGTCCGTGATGGTCGTCAGGCCGTCCTGGGCGAAGAGCTCCACGGATGCACGGTCCACGTACAGGCGCAGGTGGAGCCGGCCATTGATCAACTCGACGCGCGCGTCCTCCACGGAACTGAAGGCCGGATGGAAGCCCTCGTTGCCGGAGTTGGTCCTGTCCAGGGAAAGGCGGGTGGTCGATGGTGAGTAGCTGATCCGGGTTGATTCGCTGGCGTTTCCGAGCACCTTCAGGCCGAACGACGACGCCGTGCCAGGAGAGAACTCGGCATCGATCTGAACCACGTCCCCCGTGACCGGAAGCGTGGTGGTTCCCGGCGCTATGTCCTGGGCAGATGCCGTGTATGTCGCGGCCGTGTTCTTCAGCGCGTCCGCCTGGGACACCACCTGCTGCCGCAACCTTGGGCCTGCAGGCGTCTGGGTCAGGACGACTTCACGCGGCAGGGCCATGGTTCCGCGCCAGGTGGTGGTGGGGGTGTTCTGGCCGTAGTCCCAGTTGTTCATCCAGCCCAGCATGATGCGCTTGCCGCCCGGAGCATTGTTGAAGGACACCGTGGCGTAGTAGTCCCTTCCCCAGTCCAGCCAGTCGTGCGGCTCAAGGCGGGATTCGTCCGAGGAGACAAACTCATCGGCCAGGATGTGCCCCCACCCGCCGCGGTTGTTGTCCACGATCCGGATGGTGGCCTGGCTGCCCTTGTAGGCGCTGACGTCCCAGGCGGTCCATGCCAGGTGTTCGCTGTTCGCGCCGCTTGCACTGCGGACAGTATGGCCGTTGACCACCAGGTTCACCGTGGTTTCGCTGCTCCGGGCCTTGGCCGGTTCCGAACCAAGGACCATGTTGTCCAGGGTCAGGTGCCCCCATGTGCCCGTTGCGTTGTCCACGATCCGGATGCGGGCGATCTGGCCGTACCAGGGGGAGACGTCCCAGTTCTTCCAGTTCAGGTCTCCCGAATTGGCGCCGCTTGTGGTGCGGACCGGCACGCCGCCCACCAGCAGTTCCACCTGGAGTTGCCCGTCGGTCCGATCGCCGCCGCCCAGGAGGAAGCCGATGTTGGTGTTGGTCAGGTAGAACTCGGGCGACGTGATGGTGCCGACGTTGTTGTCCTGGTACGGGCCGCCCTCGAAGGTGTTGATCCGCTTCCCGATGGCGAATTCACCGCCCGACGTCGAGGGGTTGAGTGCCGCCTGGAAGTCGCCGGTGAGCTGCCAGCCGGCTTGGGTGAGCGTTCCGGGGTAGTCGAAGCCGTCGAACAGCAGGTAGCCCGGAGGGGCCTGGTTTCCCGACTGCTGGCCGGTCTCCTGCGGGTGCTTACCGCCGCCCACCAGGAAGTTGAGGTAGTCCTTGTCCACGGTGAAGGGTGCCGATTCCATGGTGCCCACGGGCACGTCTCCGCCATGGAAGCTGTTCACCAGCCCGGCCCCGATGTTGCCTGCGACTGCCATCTGTCCCGCAAGGTTTCCGGCGGCAGGGGCGCTTCCCCAGGGGCCCGAACTGTTCGACGGATCGTTCTGGACATTCCATCCGCTGTAATTGCCTCCGTTGAAACCGGCAAGGACGTTGCCGGGTGGAAGCTGATCGGCGGGATCGATGTTCTCCGCGGTGAACGATGTGCCGTTGAAGGTCCCGACGAAGTACTGCCCGCCGCTGCCGCCGGCCACGGCGCCCGGGTTGATGTTCACGGCGAGGACCCATTTGATGTTGTTCGGGTCCCCGTCCACGGCGAGGGGGAAGAGGTCCGGGCATTCCCATTGCCCGCCGAAGGCATTTGCCGGTCCGAAGTCGTCCAGGTAGGTCCAGTCCTTCAGGTTGCTGCTCTTATAGAAGAGGACCCGGTGCTCGTCGGCTTCCACCGCGGCCATCACCCAGTAGGGGCCGCCGGCTCCGTCGTACCAGAACACCTTGGGGTCGCGGAAGCCGGAGGTGTTTCGGTTGAGGACCGGGTTGCTGCCGTACTTGGTCCAGTTTTGCCCGTCGTCGGTACTGTACGCCAGCGACTGCGCCTGCTTGCCGGCCAGAGTCGGGTGGGCGCCGGTGTAATTGCTCGTGTACACGGCAACCAGGGGCGGGTTCTGCAGGGTCCCGAACCCGCTGCTGTTCAGGGTGTCCACCACCACGGACCCGGAGAAGATCTCCTCAATGACGTCGTTTCCGTTGAAACCGCGCGGGATGGCGAGCGGTTGTTCCTGCCAGTGGATCAGGTCGGTGGAGGAAGCATGGCCCCAGCTCATGTTCCCCCACCCCGTTCCCTCAGGGTTGTACTGGTAGTACATGTGGTACTTGCCGTTGTGGTAGACGAGCCCATTGGGGTCATTCATCCAGTTGGCCTCCGGCGTGTAATGGAGATAGGGCCGGTATTGCTGAGTCGCCGGATCCGGGTCGGTGGCCCGGGCAGCGTTCGTTGCGATGGCGAAGGAGGCAGCGGTCAGGGCCACGGCCGTCCCGAGTGACAGCAATGCTTTGGTGCGTCTGGTCATCTTTGACAGACCTTTCAAGAGTGCTTGCCTTGCAGTACATCGAAATGCAGTTGAGCGAAGGTGCAGTACAGCGAACGACGACGGCGGACGTCACCTTGGGGCGGCGTCCGCCGTCGTCGTGGTTCTTGCCGCTATGCGGCCGGTGTCATGGTGCCGCGGCTAGGGCGTGGCCCTGAACGAGTAGCTGCTCTGATAGGGCTCGAACTGGCTCTGCGTGCCGCTGTCCAGGACCTTGGTCCCCGAGGTGGAGGAGTCCAGGACGACCGTCTTCACTGCCACGGAGGCCACTGTGTTGTTGGCGGCGATGTAGTTGTTGTTTCCGGAAGCCACCAGGATGATGGTGGGGGTCTGTCCCGACGGCGTGACGGAGGCGGACGGGACGTCGTAGCTG contains:
- the tilS gene encoding tRNA lysidine(34) synthetase TilS, giving the protein MLQNALADAGYPERVLVACSGGPDSLALAAVAAYFARRGHVDGRPVSVAAVVVDHQLQPGSADVAARAVRTLEDLGLAPVQLRTVEVASTGFGPEAAARDARHAALDAAAEELGCQAILLGHTLDDQAEQVLLGLARGSGTRSLAGMRPARGRLLRPFLGLRREETLDICEAEELDPWHDPSNADPAFARSRTRVEVMPVLEEKLGPGVAESLARTAAILQQDADFLEDMAKDTYEALRQRMDDGVWLPEDAVRDLAPALRFRVIAKAAADVGGQQPGYGRLQAAEALLRRQGSAGPVELPGHVGVYRLSLSDLEQEQALAGPGVPREAARCGKLVFRHQKPPQQ
- the hpt gene encoding hypoxanthine phosphoribosyltransferase, which codes for MDSNDVQADLKHVLYTKEQIQNRIAELAAQIDKDYAGRDILIVGVLKGAVMVMADLARALHSHVSMDWMAVSSYGSGTQSSGVVRILKDLDTDLMGKDVLIVEDIIDSGLTLSWLKSNLESRGTASVEICTAFRKPTAAKVEIDVKYVGYDIPNEFVVGYGLDYAEKYRNLDFVGTLAPHVYE
- a CDS encoding GH32 C-terminal domain-containing protein, producing MTRRTKALLSLGTAVALTAASFAIATNAARATDPDPATQQYRPYLHYTPEANWMNDPNGLVYHNGKYHMYYQYNPEGTGWGNMSWGHASSTDLIHWQEQPLAIPRGFNGNDVIEEIFSGSVVVDTLNSSGFGTLQNPPLVAVYTSNYTGAHPTLAGKQAQSLAYSTDDGQNWTKYGSNPVLNRNTSGFRDPKVFWYDGAGGPYWVMAAVEADEHRVLFYKSSNLKDWTYLDDFGPANAFGGQWECPDLFPLAVDGDPNNIKWVLAVNINPGAVAGGSGGQYFVGTFNGTSFTAENIDPADQLPPGNVLAGFNGGNYSGWNVQNDPSNSSGPWGSAPAAGNLAGQMAVAGNIGAGLVNSFHGGDVPVGTMESAPFTVDKDYLNFLVGGGKHPQETGQQSGNQAPPGYLLFDGFDYPGTLTQAGWQLTGDFQAALNPSTSGGEFAIGKRINTFEGGPYQDNNVGTITSPEFYLTNTNIGFLLGGGDRTDGQLQVELLVGGVPVRTTSGANSGDLNWKNWDVSPWYGQIARIRIVDNATGTWGHLTLDNMVLGSEPAKARSSETTVNLVVNGHTVRSASGANSEHLAWTAWDVSAYKGSQATIRIVDNNRGGWGHILADEFVSSDESRLEPHDWLDWGRDYYATVSFNNAPGGKRIMLGWMNNWDYGQNTPTTTWRGTMALPREVVLTQTPAGPRLRQQVVSQADALKNTAATYTASAQDIAPGTTTLPVTGDVVQIDAEFSPGTASSFGLKVLGNASESTRISYSPSTTRLSLDRTNSGNEGFHPAFSSVEDARVELINGRLHLRLYVDRASVELFAQDGLTTITDQVFPAAGANTISVFSEGGTARLESMTVTPLNQAMWGG